A window of Ignavibacterium sp. contains these coding sequences:
- a CDS encoding xanthine dehydrogenase family protein molybdopterin-binding subunit encodes MKKKQTRREFIKVVSVSGGGLILATYIPFNNLFAKTGDDPKIFSPSVYLKIDSNGVVTVIVHRSEMGQGVKTALPMLIAEELEVDWEKIVIEQADADSKYGSQSTGGSTSVRRNWEPLRVAGATAREMLILAAANKWNVDKSDCFAENGFVINKKSNQKFSYGELVEDASKLPVPENVKLKDPKDFKLIGKRIHRVDTPDKIYGRAKFGIDIVIPGMSYAALSRCPSFGGRVKSFNTEIAKKMSGVIDVVQISNGVAVIADSTWNAFNGRDALEIEWDYGPYANVSTEDIRNEMLKHIKEEGSEFENRGNIHQSIPNEKFIEAIYEVPFMAHAPMEPMNCVARYENGKIELWAPTQNPQNVKSEVAKALGLNENDVTVHVTLMGGGFGRRLVSDFAVEAAEISKACGRAVKLTWTRKEDMKFGYYRPPSMHVLKGSVSADGKPLKFYHHVIAPSIRQMRFDKNLTAEKSEIKEGTVDLEYQIPNLKITGTLIPTHVPISWWRAVYNSQNPFAVESFIDELAYAAGKDPYEFRKQMLPQDSRLLNVMNIAVEKSGWKNRTPKGKGRGLAISYGYESYCAQVAEVSVVNNKLKVEKFTAVIDCGVVVNPDIVEAQMEGAIAFALSAAMKGEITIKNGGVEQNNFDDFEILTYDEMPIVDVHIVQNNFKVGGVGEVGIAACAPALCNAIFAATGKRIRRLPVKI; translated from the coding sequence ATGAAAAAGAAACAAACCAGAAGAGAGTTTATAAAAGTTGTTTCGGTGAGTGGAGGAGGATTAATTCTCGCAACATATATTCCTTTTAATAATTTGTTTGCTAAAACCGGCGATGATCCCAAAATATTTTCACCAAGTGTTTATTTGAAAATTGATTCAAACGGAGTTGTTACTGTAATTGTTCATCGCTCTGAAATGGGACAAGGAGTAAAGACAGCGCTTCCGATGCTAATTGCTGAAGAGCTTGAAGTTGACTGGGAAAAAATTGTAATAGAACAAGCTGATGCTGATTCAAAATATGGAAGTCAATCTACTGGTGGCAGTACAAGTGTAAGAAGAAACTGGGAACCACTTCGAGTTGCAGGAGCTACTGCCAGAGAAATGCTTATTCTTGCGGCAGCAAACAAATGGAATGTTGATAAATCAGATTGCTTTGCAGAGAATGGATTTGTTATCAATAAAAAGTCAAATCAGAAATTTTCTTATGGCGAATTAGTTGAAGATGCTTCGAAACTTCCTGTGCCAGAAAATGTAAAACTTAAAGATCCAAAAGACTTTAAACTGATTGGCAAACGCATTCATCGTGTTGATACACCCGATAAAATTTATGGTAGAGCAAAATTCGGAATTGATATTGTGATTCCCGGAATGAGTTACGCAGCACTAAGTCGTTGTCCTTCTTTTGGTGGAAGAGTAAAATCATTCAATACTGAAATAGCCAAAAAAATGTCCGGTGTTATTGATGTGGTTCAGATTTCAAATGGTGTCGCAGTAATTGCTGATTCAACCTGGAATGCATTCAATGGAAGAGATGCTCTTGAGATTGAATGGGATTATGGACCTTATGCGAATGTCAGCACAGAAGATATTCGAAATGAAATGTTAAAACATATTAAAGAGGAAGGTTCTGAGTTTGAAAATCGTGGAAACATTCATCAGTCAATTCCCAACGAAAAATTTATTGAAGCAATTTATGAAGTTCCTTTTATGGCTCACGCACCAATGGAACCAATGAATTGTGTTGCCAGATATGAAAACGGAAAGATTGAACTTTGGGCTCCAACTCAAAATCCACAAAATGTCAAAAGCGAAGTTGCAAAAGCTCTTGGTTTAAATGAAAATGATGTAACTGTTCATGTAACTTTAATGGGCGGAGGTTTTGGAAGAAGACTCGTTAGCGATTTTGCAGTTGAGGCAGCAGAAATTTCCAAAGCTTGTGGCAGAGCAGTTAAGTTAACCTGGACACGAAAAGAAGATATGAAGTTTGGTTATTATCGTCCACCAAGTATGCATGTTCTCAAAGGTTCTGTTAGCGCTGATGGAAAACCCTTAAAGTTTTATCATCACGTAATTGCACCTTCAATCAGACAAATGAGATTTGATAAAAATCTGACTGCAGAAAAATCTGAAATAAAAGAAGGTACAGTTGATTTGGAATATCAGATTCCAAATCTGAAAATAACCGGAACACTTATTCCTACTCATGTTCCTATCTCCTGGTGGCGTGCAGTTTATAATTCACAAAATCCTTTTGCAGTTGAATCATTCATTGATGAACTTGCTTATGCTGCCGGCAAAGACCCTTATGAATTTCGTAAGCAGATGTTACCACAGGATTCAAGATTATTAAATGTAATGAATATCGCAGTTGAAAAATCTGGTTGGAAAAACCGAACTCCAAAAGGAAAAGGGAGAGGACTTGCAATATCTTATGGCTATGAAAGTTATTGTGCTCAGGTTGCAGAAGTCTCCGTAGTAAATAACAAATTAAAAGTTGAAAAATTCACTGCGGTTATTGATTGCGGAGTGGTAGTAAATCCTGATATTGTTGAAGCTCAAATGGAAGGTGCAATTGCATTTGCATTATCGGCAGCAATGAAAGGTGAAATCACAATTAAAAATGGTGGAGTTGAACAAAATAATTTCGATGATTTTGAAATTTTAACTTATGATGAAATGCCAATCGTTGATGTTCACATTGTTCAGAATAATTTTAAAGTTGGTGGAGTTGGTGAAGTTGGAATTGCAGCTTGCGCACCAGCATTATGCAATGCAATTTTTGCTGCAACAGGGAAGAGAATAAGAAGATTACCAGTTAAAATTTAG
- a CDS encoding (2Fe-2S)-binding protein has translation MAKFNLLINNKNYSIEVEPDTPLLWVLRDKLGLTGTKYSCGEGICGACTVHINGNAERSCIVSVKDAEGSSITTIEGLAENPEHPIFKTWIELEVSQCGYCQPGQIMTLAAMLNKNSSKQEIEREMSTVLCRCGTYHRIRKAVDKLVEEK, from the coding sequence ATGGCAAAATTCAATCTACTTATTAATAACAAAAATTATTCGATTGAAGTTGAACCGGACACACCACTTTTGTGGGTGCTTCGCGATAAACTTGGTTTAACAGGAACAAAGTACAGTTGCGGTGAAGGAATTTGTGGTGCTTGCACCGTTCATATTAATGGAAATGCTGAGAGGTCGTGTATAGTTTCAGTTAAAGATGCTGAAGGTTCTTCCATTACAACAATTGAAGGTCTTGCAGAAAATCCTGAGCATCCGATTTTCAAAACCTGGATTGAACTTGAAGTTTCGCAATGTGGTTATTGTCAACCCGGACAAATTATGACTCTCGCTGCGATGTTGAACAAAAATTCATCTAAGCAGGAAATTGAAAGAGAAATGTCAACTGTTCTTTGCAGATGCGGAACTTATCATCGAATTCGTAAAGCGGTTGATAAACTTGTGGAGGAGAAGTAA
- a CDS encoding outer membrane beta-barrel family protein, producing the protein MVRLLLTLVVVVNMMSFAQSSSLSAGKIVSGIVLDSATASALPFANITLHSKSDSAFVTGASTDVEGEFELNNVTEGEYYLKISFVGYNTKFIPNLKINKSSQKIDLGKITLSKVTYELDAAEVVGEKVSEELHLDKKVINVSQNLNAQGGSALDVLQNQPSVRVDPDGTVYLRGSSNFTVYVNGKPYPLQGSDALKQISANTIENIELITNPSSKYDAEGSAGIININLKAQKDYSLSGILNLNSGTGDKYNADGTINYNHNGLSLNGGLDYRNNLFLNNQEIQRVSNLGSFTQLNQTNVSVRNKREQYAFRSGLDYTFNPQSSLGLTLGVGVVDIEGGLSTNVLKQQSGLSNYSYVKNKMEIPVKYVNTSLNYQYKFEPDVNDIYFEATYNYVDVPNDQVTEEYSSNENFNSITDLISKVSYSNGSKRNEGRAKLNYKHKLSEGTTIETGVQTNYSFRNLSAVNKIFDKNLNDYVVDYNLTNEFDLRNNVYAGFVSFTSQIAEFSYMIGLRGEYMDRLLDQKTLSQSYTFEKMDFFPSVNVSRKIDDHQLQLSYSRRINRPNENILNPFPFFSDPNISVSGNPKLKPEYIDAFEFNYQKMFGGVFFSAQTYYRKSKDSFTQTFSTDSTGKLNIIFNNYGNSDVYGAELSSSFSVADIFRFDPSVNLFQTHLDGLADGKAIVKDFFNWSARLNATVTITPDTRFMLSGNYMKFVDAQSESDPFMQISASLRQEFFNKAMSLTLQARNLFKASDMKFTTTGSNFSGKAFIRPEAPVFSLIFSYNFNNFKRTQRPNENIDIPTGL; encoded by the coding sequence ATGGTTCGTTTATTATTAACTCTCGTTGTGGTTGTTAATATGATGTCTTTTGCACAAAGTTCATCTTTATCAGCCGGAAAAATCGTCAGCGGTATTGTGCTCGATTCAGCAACTGCATCAGCGCTTCCGTTTGCAAATATTACTTTGCACTCAAAATCTGACTCAGCATTTGTAACAGGTGCTTCCACAGATGTTGAAGGTGAATTTGAATTGAATAATGTTACAGAAGGCGAGTATTACTTAAAAATCAGTTTTGTTGGATACAACACTAAATTCATTCCGAATCTGAAAATCAATAAGAGTAGTCAGAAAATTGATTTGGGTAAAATTACCTTATCAAAAGTAACCTATGAATTAGATGCTGCTGAAGTAGTCGGCGAAAAAGTTAGTGAGGAACTTCATCTTGATAAAAAGGTAATCAATGTTTCTCAGAATTTAAATGCACAGGGTGGAAGTGCACTCGATGTTTTACAGAATCAGCCATCAGTTCGCGTTGATCCTGATGGAACAGTTTATCTTAGAGGAAGTTCAAACTTTACAGTATATGTGAATGGTAAACCTTATCCATTGCAGGGCTCTGATGCACTTAAGCAAATCTCTGCAAACACAATTGAAAATATTGAGCTGATTACTAATCCCTCTTCAAAGTATGATGCTGAAGGTTCTGCTGGTATAATCAACATTAACTTAAAAGCACAAAAAGATTACTCACTAAGTGGAATATTAAATCTGAATAGTGGAACGGGAGATAAATACAATGCAGATGGAACGATAAACTATAATCATAATGGTTTAAGTCTTAATGGTGGATTGGACTATAGAAATAATTTATTTCTTAACAATCAGGAAATTCAGCGTGTTAGTAATCTTGGAAGTTTCACTCAACTAAACCAGACGAATGTATCTGTCAGGAATAAAAGAGAACAATACGCTTTCAGAAGCGGATTGGACTATACTTTTAATCCACAGAGTTCACTTGGATTAACATTAGGAGTTGGAGTAGTTGATATTGAAGGTGGTTTAAGTACAAATGTTTTGAAACAGCAGTCAGGTTTATCGAATTATTCATATGTGAAGAATAAAATGGAAATTCCGGTTAAGTATGTGAACACTTCATTGAATTATCAGTACAAGTTTGAGCCGGATGTTAATGATATCTATTTCGAAGCAACTTATAATTATGTGGATGTTCCTAATGATCAGGTAACCGAAGAATATTCTTCGAACGAAAATTTTAATTCAATAACTGATTTGATAAGTAAAGTATCATATTCAAATGGCTCTAAAAGAAATGAAGGAAGAGCAAAACTAAATTACAAACACAAATTGTCTGAAGGAACAACAATTGAAACAGGTGTTCAGACTAATTATTCTTTCAGAAACTTAAGTGCAGTTAATAAAATCTTTGATAAAAATCTGAATGATTATGTTGTTGATTATAATCTTACAAATGAATTTGACTTAAGAAATAATGTGTATGCCGGATTTGTTTCTTTTACTTCTCAGATTGCTGAGTTCAGCTATATGATTGGTTTGCGTGGTGAATATATGGACAGACTTCTTGATCAGAAGACATTATCTCAATCATATACTTTTGAGAAAATGGATTTCTTCCCATCAGTTAATGTTTCAAGAAAGATTGATGATCATCAGCTTCAATTGAGTTACAGCAGAAGAATCAACAGACCAAATGAAAATATTTTGAATCCTTTTCCATTTTTCTCGGATCCGAACATTTCGGTTTCCGGAAATCCAAAGCTGAAACCTGAATACATTGATGCTTTCGAATTTAATTATCAGAAAATGTTTGGTGGAGTATTCTTCTCTGCACAAACTTATTACAGAAAGTCCAAAGACTCTTTTACTCAAACTTTCTCAACTGATTCAACAGGAAAGCTGAACATAATTTTTAACAACTATGGAAACTCTGATGTCTATGGTGCTGAACTTTCTTCCAGCTTTTCTGTGGCAGATATTTTCAGATTTGATCCTTCGGTGAATTTATTTCAAACTCACTTAGATGGTCTTGCTGATGGAAAAGCCATTGTTAAAGATTTCTTCAATTGGTCTGCGAGATTAAATGCTACTGTTACAATTACGCCTGACACAAGATTTATGTTATCAGGAAATTATATGAAGTTTGTTGATGCACAATCAGAGTCGGATCCTTTTATGCAAATAAGTGCTTCGCTTCGTCAGGAATTTTTTAACAAAGCAATGTCATTAACATTACAGGCGAGAAATTTATTCAAAGCATCTGATATGAAATTCACAACAACTGGTTCAAACTTTAGTGGAAAAGCATTCATAAGACCAGAAGCTCCGGTATTTTCACTCATATTCTCTTATAACTTTAATAATTTTAAGAGAACACAAAGACCAAATGAAAATATTGATATCCCAACAGGATTGTAA
- a CDS encoding TPR domain-containing glycosyltransferase: MSSGISLSMIVKNEGKHLYDCLNSVKDVVDEIVIVDTGSTDNTLDIAKSFDANIFHFDWNDDFSAARNFSLSNCTGKWILYLDADERLDKKSAVKIKSLTETNDNVGYYCTIVSYDSEIQRSNSIKYVRFFRNNSEAKFTGKVHEQITPSLERLNYKFINSDLVIHHIGYDISKDGKKQKALRNLKLLEKDFITHPNDYVLFQIGQSNFVLENFSEAENNFLQLVKSDKLNKQFKAESYSYLAQISLNKFKVDEAEKFISSAIKLNHSQPFYHLLLSKIYLRKSKLKEAIDELKKSIESAKNSERSSINNLQQVNVSLQEILFYGLQLSYQINDSILKQKMFEELYKQEESKFVELIKIIESGSVINIYDVRSYIDSISNLNISLITFILSKHNNKSFALDFLKELYQKFSSNSDVLKQYALTLDSLSKTNEAIKLLENHFEVVKSDPSSLLYHAMFYLKSNQNEKALKIFNSIEKDFYHYQEMVFKVRTIKEKLLRSVEV, encoded by the coding sequence ATGAGTTCTGGTATAAGTCTTTCAATGATTGTTAAAAATGAAGGCAAGCATTTGTATGATTGTCTCAACTCAGTTAAAGATGTTGTTGATGAAATAGTTATAGTTGACACTGGTTCAACAGATAACACTTTAGATATTGCAAAAAGTTTTGACGCAAATATTTTTCACTTTGATTGGAATGATGATTTTTCTGCAGCAAGAAATTTTTCACTTAGTAATTGTACCGGGAAATGGATTCTTTATCTTGATGCAGATGAGAGACTTGATAAAAAGTCTGCTGTAAAAATAAAATCTCTTACTGAAACCAATGATAATGTTGGTTATTACTGCACAATAGTCAGTTATGATTCTGAGATTCAGAGAAGCAACTCGATAAAGTATGTAAGATTTTTCAGGAATAATTCCGAAGCGAAATTTACAGGAAAAGTTCACGAACAAATTACACCATCACTTGAAAGATTAAATTATAAATTCATTAATTCTGATTTAGTTATTCATCATATTGGTTATGATATTTCGAAAGATGGTAAGAAACAAAAAGCTTTGAGAAATCTGAAGCTGCTCGAGAAAGACTTCATAACTCATCCGAATGATTATGTTTTATTTCAGATTGGTCAATCGAATTTTGTGCTTGAGAATTTTTCAGAGGCAGAAAATAATTTTCTTCAGCTTGTCAAATCAGATAAGTTAAACAAACAATTCAAAGCCGAATCATATTCTTATTTAGCACAGATTTCATTAAATAAATTTAAGGTTGATGAAGCAGAAAAATTTATTTCATCAGCAATTAAATTAAACCACTCACAACCATTTTATCATTTACTTCTTTCCAAAATCTATCTTCGTAAGAGTAAATTAAAAGAAGCTATAGATGAACTGAAGAAGTCAATCGAATCTGCAAAGAATTCAGAAAGAAGTTCTATAAACAATCTTCAGCAGGTTAATGTGTCGTTGCAGGAAATTCTTTTTTATGGATTACAACTTTCATATCAGATTAATGATTCGATTCTTAAACAAAAAATGTTTGAGGAACTTTACAAACAGGAGGAAAGCAAGTTCGTTGAGTTGATTAAGATTATCGAATCAGGTTCTGTAATAAATATTTATGATGTTCGTTCGTACATTGATTCAATTTCTAATCTGAACATTTCATTAATAACTTTTATTCTTTCTAAACATAATAACAAATCATTTGCTCTGGATTTTCTGAAAGAACTTTATCAAAAGTTCAGCAGTAATAGTGATGTACTGAAACAATATGCTCTTACATTGGACAGTTTAAGTAAAACAAATGAAGCGATAAAATTACTGGAAAATCATTTTGAAGTTGTAAAGTCTGATCCATCTTCCCTTCTTTATCATGCTATGTTTTATCTGAAATCTAATCAGAACGAAAAAGCTCTTAAAATTTTTAACTCGATTGAAAAAGATTTTTATCACTATCAGGAAATGGTTTTTAAAGTAAGAACAATTAAGGAAAAGTTATTACGGAGTGTTGAAGTTTAA
- a CDS encoding sodium:solute symporter: MGGSLSVLDSLIILIYILIVLSIGFYFRKRSKNSEEYFLAGRKVGWIAIGASLFATNISSEHFLGLAGTGSKSGLAVGHFEWLACLILLLLGWVFTPFYIKSGVFTMPEFLEKRYNSASRYYLSVVSILSYILTKISISLYAGGILLNAVVGWDMVTSAVVIVIITGIYTLLGGLSAVIYTDLVQMFILIIGSIILTLIGLSEAGGWANLVANTPADFWNMFKPLTHPDFPWTGIIFGAPILGIWYWCTDQYIVQRVLSAKNLTNAQSGTIFAGYLKILPVFILVLPGIIAFNISGGTISGDKAYPWLVTHLLPSGIKGIVVAGLLAALMSSLSAMFNSTSTLLTIDVFKKLKPNADEKMLVRFGRISTGIMITLGLLWIPFIGLLSDDRMYVYLQSVQAYVSPPIAAVFLFGLFSSRVNGKGAISALLTGLFLGVFRLIIEVNNKIEPLSNEFLKYLASINFLHYAIFLFIVSSLVLLTISSITERPSGEINSLLFNKKLIYEKNKWLLVNIAASILLVLLLLLLWWIFR, encoded by the coding sequence ATGGGAGGCAGTTTAAGTGTTCTCGATTCTCTGATTATTCTTATCTACATTCTTATAGTCTTATCAATCGGATTTTACTTCAGAAAAAGAAGTAAAAACTCTGAAGAATATTTTCTGGCAGGAAGAAAAGTTGGATGGATTGCTATCGGCGCTTCCTTATTTGCTACGAATATTTCCAGCGAACATTTTCTCGGACTTGCCGGAACAGGCTCCAAATCAGGTTTAGCTGTAGGACATTTTGAATGGCTTGCTTGTTTAATCTTATTACTTCTTGGGTGGGTATTCACTCCGTTCTATATTAAATCCGGAGTATTTACAATGCCTGAGTTTCTTGAGAAGAGATATAACTCTGCTTCAAGATATTATCTTAGCGTTGTTTCAATTCTTAGTTATATTCTTACAAAGATTTCAATTTCTCTTTATGCTGGTGGAATTTTACTTAATGCTGTTGTTGGTTGGGATATGGTAACTTCCGCAGTTGTTATAGTAATCATAACAGGAATTTATACTTTACTCGGAGGACTTTCAGCAGTAATCTACACTGATCTGGTTCAGATGTTCATTCTTATTATCGGCTCAATTATTCTAACCTTAATTGGATTAAGCGAAGCTGGTGGCTGGGCAAATCTTGTTGCAAATACTCCTGCAGATTTCTGGAATATGTTTAAACCATTAACTCATCCTGATTTTCCCTGGACAGGAATAATATTCGGTGCTCCAATTTTGGGAATTTGGTATTGGTGTACCGATCAATATATCGTTCAGAGAGTTTTAAGTGCTAAAAATTTAACTAATGCACAAAGCGGAACAATTTTCGCTGGCTACTTAAAAATATTGCCTGTTTTCATTCTGGTTCTTCCGGGCATTATTGCTTTCAATATTTCCGGTGGAACTATTAGTGGAGATAAAGCTTATCCCTGGCTTGTAACTCATTTGCTTCCTTCGGGAATTAAAGGAATTGTTGTTGCAGGATTACTTGCAGCTTTAATGTCTTCGCTTAGCGCAATGTTCAATTCAACATCAACACTTCTTACTATTGATGTTTTTAAAAAACTTAAACCTAATGCAGATGAAAAAATGCTCGTTCGGTTTGGAAGAATTTCCACCGGAATAATGATAACTCTTGGCTTACTGTGGATTCCATTTATTGGATTACTAAGCGACGACAGAATGTATGTTTATTTGCAAAGTGTGCAAGCTTATGTTTCACCACCAATTGCTGCAGTATTTTTATTCGGATTATTTTCGTCTCGTGTTAATGGGAAAGGGGCAATTAGTGCTTTACTTACAGGTTTATTCCTTGGAGTGTTCAGGTTAATAATTGAAGTCAACAATAAAATCGAACCACTCTCAAATGAATTTCTGAAATATCTTGCTTCAATAAACTTTCTTCACTATGCAATTTTTCTTTTCATCGTTTCATCGCTTGTTCTTTTAACAATAAGCTCAATTACAGAAAGACCATCCGGAGAAATTAACTCATTATTATTCAATAAGAAGCTCATCTATGAAAAGAATAAATGGCTGTTAGTAAATATTGCTGCTTCCATTTTACTGGTTTTATTACTTCTTCTGCTTTGGTGGATATTCAGGTAA
- a CDS encoding CotH kinase family protein produces the protein MKNPTGSLIILLLSVTIILPQNNQTENTKVDFTSSNLPIVVINTNGQIIPDDYKITADMGIIYYGEGVRNYITDPFNHYNGKIGIELRGSSSQQFPKKQYGVETRDSVGNDFSFPLLGLPSETDWVFFAPYNDKTLIRDALSYKLARDMNRYASRSKFFELVLNGEYMGVYVLFEKIKRDANRVNIKKLNPADTTGDAVTGGYILKIDKLDGEGNDGWYSKFLPFPQSNKQIFWQYHYPKPEDIVPLQKNYIKSFILAFESAMHGPYFADTVVGYNKYIDATSFADFILLNELVKNIDSYRLSTFFYKDRDSRNPKMFAGPVWDFNLAFGNADYYEAYLTNGWVLEYVSDFSNMPDWENFYIPFWWKKLFDESKFRNIIYNRWQQLRSTVWTNQNIMNMIDSLVVHLEESRIRNFQKWPVIGVWIWPNYFVGQTYQEEIDYLKNWLTGRLNWLDQNMVGGPSSVEYEYQPNEFYLYQNYPNPFNPVTKISWRSPVSSWQSLRVYDLLGNEVKTLFIGYKPAGIHEVEFDASNLSSGIYFYKLQTGNFSSVKKMILLR, from the coding sequence ATGAAAAACCCAACTGGCTCTTTAATAATTCTGTTACTTTCGGTAACAATTATTCTTCCGCAAAATAATCAAACTGAAAATACTAAAGTTGATTTTACATCTTCCAACCTTCCTATTGTTGTAATTAATACAAACGGACAAATCATTCCGGATGATTATAAAATTACAGCAGACATGGGTATAATTTATTACGGCGAAGGCGTAAGAAATTACATTACAGATCCGTTCAATCATTACAATGGAAAGATTGGGATTGAACTACGAGGTTCATCTTCCCAACAATTCCCTAAAAAGCAATATGGAGTTGAAACAAGAGACTCAGTCGGAAATGATTTTTCTTTTCCTTTACTTGGACTTCCATCCGAAACAGATTGGGTTTTCTTTGCACCGTACAATGATAAAACCTTAATTCGCGATGCACTCTCATATAAACTTGCAAGAGATATGAATCGGTATGCAAGTCGTTCTAAATTTTTTGAACTGGTTTTGAACGGCGAGTATATGGGTGTTTATGTTCTGTTTGAAAAAATTAAAAGAGACGCCAACAGAGTAAATATTAAAAAACTTAATCCGGCTGACACAACCGGTGATGCTGTAACTGGCGGTTACATTCTGAAAATTGATAAACTTGACGGTGAAGGAAATGATGGTTGGTATTCTAAATTCTTACCATTTCCACAATCAAATAAACAGATATTCTGGCAGTATCACTATCCGAAACCGGAAGACATAGTCCCTTTGCAAAAAAATTATATAAAGAGCTTTATACTTGCGTTTGAATCGGCAATGCACGGACCATATTTTGCTGATACCGTTGTTGGTTATAATAAATATATTGATGCAACTTCTTTCGCTGATTTTATTCTTTTGAATGAACTTGTAAAAAACATTGACTCTTACCGATTGAGTACATTTTTCTACAAAGACAGAGATAGCCGAAATCCAAAAATGTTTGCCGGACCAGTTTGGGATTTTAATCTTGCTTTCGGTAATGCTGATTATTATGAAGCTTATCTTACCAATGGTTGGGTTCTTGAATATGTCTCTGACTTCAGCAACATGCCGGATTGGGAAAACTTTTATATTCCTTTCTGGTGGAAAAAACTTTTTGATGAAAGTAAGTTCAGAAATATTATTTATAACCGCTGGCAACAACTCCGAAGCACAGTTTGGACAAATCAGAATATTATGAATATGATTGATTCGTTAGTTGTACATCTCGAAGAATCCCGAATAAGGAATTTTCAAAAATGGCCAGTAATTGGCGTTTGGATTTGGCCAAATTATTTTGTTGGGCAAACCTATCAGGAAGAAATTGATTATTTGAAAAATTGGTTAACCGGAAGACTAAACTGGTTAGACCAGAATATGGTTGGTGGTCCTTCTTCTGTAGAATATGAATATCAGCCAAATGAATTTTATCTTTATCAAAACTATCCAAACCCTTTCAATCCTGTTACTAAGATTAGTTGGCGGTCGCCAGTAAGCAGTTGGCAATCATTAAGAGTTTATGATCTACTTGGCAATGAAGTAAAAACACTTTTTATCGGATACAAACCTGCAGGAATTCATGAAGTTGAATTTGATGCAAGTAACCTCTCTTCAGGGATTTATTTTTATAAACTTCAGACTGGTAATTTTTCTTCTGTGAAGAAAATGATTCTTCTCAGATAA
- a CDS encoding aldo/keto reductase has protein sequence MKYRKLGKTNVEVSEISLGCWTMGGLNWVDGVPNGWANVDEKEISEAINYAIDNGVNHFDNADVYGNGRAERMLARILGNRTNNFIIATKVGWFKGTAAHAYEPAHIRHQCEQSLINLKREYIDIYYFHHGNFGENDEYLDDAIEVMYRLREEGKIRLIGQSAYKHEDFVKLIPKVKPDVIQSFASALDDRFLKDGSPTRKLLDEYQISFIAFGPLAQGILLGKYSASNPPQFEPGDHRANAERFKPEYLAKVEPKIEKLKQKFGGTTEQLARVALQYLLHYKQVGAVIPGFRNLAQVKANLYGQNMPLNDEEFEFIKSLFADETKYL, from the coding sequence ATGAAGTACAGAAAACTTGGAAAAACAAATGTTGAAGTTTCAGAAATCAGTTTAGGATGTTGGACAATGGGCGGACTTAACTGGGTTGATGGAGTCCCAAACGGTTGGGCAAATGTTGATGAGAAAGAAATTTCAGAAGCAATTAATTATGCTATTGATAACGGTGTTAATCATTTTGATAATGCAGATGTTTACGGAAATGGCAGAGCCGAAAGAATGCTTGCAAGAATTTTAGGTAACAGAACAAATAATTTTATAATTGCTACAAAAGTCGGCTGGTTCAAAGGAACGGCTGCACACGCTTATGAACCTGCACATATTCGCCATCAGTGTGAACAGTCCTTGATTAATCTGAAACGCGAATACATTGATATCTATTATTTCCATCACGGAAATTTTGGTGAGAACGATGAATATCTTGATGATGCAATTGAGGTAATGTACAGATTAAGAGAAGAAGGCAAAATCCGGTTGATTGGTCAATCTGCGTACAAACACGAAGACTTTGTTAAACTGATTCCAAAAGTTAAACCGGATGTTATTCAAAGTTTTGCAAGTGCTCTTGATGACAGATTTCTTAAAGATGGTTCACCAACGAGAAAACTTCTGGATGAATATCAGATTTCATTCATTGCATTTGGTCCACTTGCTCAGGGAATTCTCTTGGGAAAATATAGTGCAAGCAATCCACCGCAATTTGAGCCCGGTGATCACAGAGCAAATGCTGAAAGATTCAAACCGGAATATCTTGCTAAAGTTGAGCCTAAGATTGAAAAGTTAAAACAAAAATTTGGTGGAACAACTGAACAGCTTGCCCGTGTTGCACTGCAATATCTTCTGCATTATAAACAAGTCGGTGCAGTAATTCCCGGATTCAGAAATCTTGCACAGGTTAAAGCTAACTTATACGGACAAAACATGCCTTTGAACGATGAAGAATTTGAATTCATCAAATCTCTTTTTGCCGACGAGACAAAGTATTTATGA